A single Biomphalaria glabrata chromosome 2, xgBioGlab47.1, whole genome shotgun sequence DNA region contains:
- the LOC106053408 gene encoding adhesion G-protein coupled receptor V1-like, translating into MAIVEEIKGLSYHLRIWLQPLPSDSQKSYGLVLPHRYAKNTFDLLFFQVQEMVEEFSTNYTLNVRGLVDTNSIPFLKFSAIFWMECLLFASNNISRNDFDVHFLDRFMSGNISLQNIPKVNLILKPIQMLQRFDIDNFIAPGVNNQSRATYFHEHYKSSYFIKDFRFDNINVNNVLICRFVRFEPRQYQIDVNNNLIPPGFTLTIDLNSSKIRITDNADLNMLDIGQDGELNVCEDLLNSKLKMFKDDVFEGTNRELAGTSLAEYIVSIACSSASILCLVLTLMTYVLFSELRTEAGLNNMFLSSSLLLAQVCLLITSHIYRSRTMCTVLGVVTHFLWLWMFSWSFLCSYHMFQVFTSNTSRTSSQQGRLKFWKKILFSLTFPSAIIVTIVFSSYLASAGKEIGYGLFSCFLNSTILVGLTVLWPISLVTLTNFVIFVVAVLKSHGILNLKSIFKKDEWNNEWHLYVMMSSVTSAFWIFAMVATALDNNILKLISIVLNGLQGVAIFVTFICNKRVFLLYKQTRCFSRETKTEEIREGSTQSA; encoded by the exons ATGGCAATAGTTGAAGAAATCAAAGGCTTGAGTTATCACTTACGTATCTGGCTACAACCTCTTCCAAGTGATAGTCAGAAGTCGTATGGCTTAGTTCTGCCACACAGATATGCCAAGAACACTTTTGACTTACTGTTTTTTCAA GTCCAAGAAATGGTTGAAGAATTCAGCACTAATTACACACTAAACGTTCGAGGATTAGTAGATACCAACTCAATTCcgtttttaaagttttctgcAATATTTTGGATGGAATGTCTTCTATTTGCCTCTAATAACATATCTCGAAATGACTTCGATGTTCACTTTCTTGACAGATTTATGTCTGGGAATATATCACTTCAAAACATTCCGAAagttaatttaatattaaaaccaATTCAGATGCTGCAAAGGTTTGATATTGACAACTTCATAGCACCAGGCGTCAACAATCAAAGTCGGGCTACCTATTTTCATGAACATTATAAAAGTTCATATTTTATTAAAGACTTTAGATTTGACAATATCAATGTAAACAACGTACTAATATGCAGATTTGTTAGGTTTGAACCCAGGCAATATCAAATAGATGTCAATAACAACCTAATACCACCTGGCTTTACGTTAACTATAGATTTGAACTCCTCTAAAATACGTATCACAGACAATGCAGATCTGAACATGCTAGACATTGGTCAAGATGGCGAACTGAACGTATGTGAAGATTTGCTGAACAGTAAACTGAAGATGTTCAAAGACGATGTATTTGAAGGCACCAACAGGGAGCTGGCTGGAACCTCTCTGGCTGAgtatattgtttctatagcgTGTTCTTCAGCTTCGATACTTTGTCTGGTTCTGACCTTGATGACCTATGTCCTGTTTAGTGAACTAAGAACAGAGGCCGGTCTGAATAACATGTTTCTCAGCAGTAGTCTTCTCTTGGCTCAAGTTTGTCTACTGATTACCTCCCATAT CTACAGGTCGCGCACAATGTGTACAGTTCTTGGTGTGGTGACTCACTTCCTGTGGCTGTGGATGTTCTCCTGGAGTTTCCTCTGCAGTTACCACATGTTTCAAGTTTTTACTTCCAACACCAGCAGAACCTCGTCACAGCAGGGCAGGTTGAAGTTCTGGAAGAAAATCTTGTTTTCACTGACCTTTCCATCAGCCATTATCGTGACCATCGTTTTTAGCAGTTATTTGGCATCAGCAGGAAAGGAAATAGGCTATGGACTATTCAGCTGTTTCTTAAATTCCACTATACTTGTAG GTCTCACAGTGCTATGGCCGATATCTCTGGTCACGCTGACCAATTTCGTGATTTTTGTCGTTGCGGTACTCAAGAGTCACGGTATTCTTAACTTAAAGTCTATCTTCAAGAAAGACGAGTGGAATAATGAATGGCACTTATATGTCATGATGTCCTCTGTGACCAGTGCTTTCTGGATATTTGCTATGGTTGCTACTGCTTTGGATAATAATATCCTCAA ATTGATTTCTATAGTACTGAATGGACTCCAGGGTGTGGCTATCTTCGTGACTTTCATCTGCAACAAGCGAGTCTTTCTCTTGTACAAACAGACGAGATGTTTTAGTCGGGAAACCAAAACAGAGGAAATCAGAGAAGGGTCGACACAATCCGCCTGA